Part of the Sulfuricella denitrificans skB26 genome is shown below.
GAGAAACCGTTTCAGATCATCCGGCAGAGGTGCTTCCAGGGACAGCATCTCTCCCGTCAGCGGGTGTTTGAGCACCATCTTGAAGGCGTGTAAAAACATCCGCTTCAAACCGCGCTTTTGGAGCGCCTTGTTCAAGGGGAAATCGCCATATTTATCGTCTCCAACAATCGGGAATCCCAGATGTGACAGGTGGACACGGATTTGATGGGTACGCCCTGTTTTGAGTTCCGCTTCGAGCAGACAGAATTCAGGCCAGGATTTTTTCAAGGTAAAAATAGTGTGCGCGGTCTGCCCCTCCTCGTTCACGCTTACCCGGCGCTCGCCAGAACCGGTCACGTACTTGTGTAGCGGCAGCTTCACGCTTTGTTTGGCGTTTAGCCATTGCCCCTTAACCAGGGTGAGATAGCGTTTTTCCGTCTCGCCTTCACGCATTGCACGATGCAACTCGACCAGAGCACTACGTTTTTTAGCCAGTAGAAGGACTCCTGAGGTTTCACGGTCCAGTCGGTGCACCAATTCAAGAAACTTGAATTCGGGATGCTCCAGGCGCATCTGCTCGATCACGCCGCGGCTGATGCCACTACCCCCATGCACCGCCATGCCGGACGGTTTGTTGAGTGCAATCAGGGCGTCGTCCTGATACAGGATGTGCCGGGAAAGCATCTGTGGCGCAGCGGCTTTTGGCTCCCCGTTATCGGTTGGCCGAGATGAGCGAACGGGTGGAATACGCAGAACATCACCCAAAACCAGACGACAGGTGGCATCGACGCGCTTGCTGTTGACGCGCACTTCACCACTACGCAAAATGCGGTAGACATGGCTTTTCGGCACACCCTTAAGATGCTTGAAAAGGAAGTTATCGATGCGCTGGGATTCGCTGCTTTCGTCGATAGTTACCCAGGTTACAGATTCTTTGCTTAAATCATTCAATTTGCTTATACTTGAAAATTGCGCTGGGTGGAAACGGACGTTAAATTCGCCGTTACCGAGCCGATTCACGAACGCATAGGATGCGGAATCGGTCGCTACCAGCCTGAAAGTCCTGTCGGTTAATTTCGCTCACCACAAGAAAAAGTAGCGATGGTAAACGAATTGCGCGCTCAAAGCACTCGCAGATTTTCAAGTCTCGTTTCAATAACGGGACTTAAAGAACGACAAACTCGCACCTTAAGGCTTAATTTTAATCGTAAATAAGTTAATGACTAGAATAACAAGATAGTCCGTTCAATTTTACGCAAGCCAGTTAGCGCAGCGGTTTGTCTCCCCGTGTGAAAAGAGCGCGGGAGAATATAACAAATGAAACGCATGTTGTTTAATGCAACGCAAGCCGAAGAGTTACGCGTTGCTATTGTGGACGGTCAAAAGCTCGTTGACCTGGACATTGAATCCGCAGGAAAAGAGCAACGTAAAAGCAACATCTACAAAGGTGTCATTACCCGCATCGAGCCCAGTCTCGAGGCCGCCTTCGTTGATTACGGAACCGAACGTCATGGCTTCCTGCCTTTCAAGGAAGTTTCCCGTGTTAATTTCCTGCTGCCGGAAGGCACGGACATTTCCCGCGCCCGCATCCAGGATGTACTGAAAGAAGGCCAGGAGCTCATCGTTCAGGTGGAGAAGGACGAACGCGGCAACAAAGGCGCTGCGCTCACCACCTTCATTAGCCTCGCTGGCCGTTACCTGGTCCTGATGCCAAACAACCCACGCGGGGGTGGTGTATCCCGCCGTATCGAAGGTGAAGAGCGCAACGAGTTGCGCGACATCATGGCGCAGCTGGATGTCCCCACCGGCATGAGCATCATCGCGCGCACCGCAGGTATCGGACGCACGCAGGAAGAACTGCAGTGGGACCTGAACTATCTGATGCAGCTATGGCGTGCAATTGAAAGCGCCTCCCAACAGCAAAGCGGCGCCTTTCTTATCTACCAGGAAGGTAGTCTGGTCATACGCGCCATCCGCGACCTGTTCCAGCCCGACATCGGCGAAATTCTGATCGACACTGAAGCGATCTATGATCAGGCTGTGCAGTTCATGAGCCACGTCATGCCCGGCAATGTAAACAAGGTCAAACTGTACCGGGATGACGTACCCCTGTTCTCGCGTTTCCAGATCGAACACCAGATCGAAACCGCGTTTGCACGGGAAGTCCCCCTGCCCTCAGGTGGCGCCATCGTTATCGACCATACCGAAGCGCTGGTGTCAGTAGACGTCAACTCGGCCCGCGCCACCCGTGGTGCTGACATTGAGCAGACTGCGTTCAACACCAACCTTGAAGCCGCTGAAGAAGTGGCACGCCAATTGCGCTTGCGCGACTTGGGCGGCTTGGTAGTGATCGATTTCATCGACATGGAAAGCACTCGCAACCAGCGTGAAGTTGAAAATCGCTTGCGTGACGGCCTGCATTACGATCGGGCTCGTGTCCAGATGGGCAAGATATCCCGCTTTGGCCTGCTCGAACTGTCTCGCCAGCGGCTACAGCCCTCGCTCGGCGAAACCAGCCACATCGGTTGCCCACGCTGCAACGGCACTGGGCACATTCGTGGCACTGAGTCTTCCGCTTTGCATATCCTGAGGATACTGCAGGAAGAAGCCATGAAGGACAGCACGACTTCAGTTCATGCCCAGGTTCCAGTGGACGTGGCGACCTTCCTGCTGAATGAAAAACGTGCAGAAATTCACGAAATCGAATCGCGATTCAAGACCAGCATCATGCTGATCCCGAACATCCACATGGAAACGCCGAATTATTCCATAGTCAGGCTGCGAAGCGATGAAGTTAGTAGCGAGGAAACGCCAAGCTACCGCATGGTTGAAATGCCGGCTGAAACCGCCGCAGAAAAATCCTTGTCTGCGGAAGACAAGCCGCAACGCCAGATCGCTGCGGTGCGTGGTATCACAACTGGACAGCCAGCACCGATTGCGGCCGCGGAAAAAACCAAGCAAACCTGGTTTGGCAAGGTCAAGATATGGCTGCAAGGCTTAGGCAGCACTCAGCCGGAAGAAGAGATCAAGCCCAAAGCGCGTCCAGCAAGAACCGACAGGCCGCGCCGTGAACCGCGTGGTGAAGGTCGCGAAGGAAAGCGTGATGCGGAGCGAGGTGAACCCCGCCGGACAGAACGCGGAGAAGGTCGTGGCGGTCAAAAGCCACGTGCGCCTGCTCAGCCGCAAGTAAAGAGGGAAAAAGAGGCTGTCGCCCCTCAGGCATCTGCCCCGGTAGCAGATGTTAAAACAGGCGAAACCGAAGCGCAGGAGCCCAGGAGTCGGCGAGGTCGCCGCGGTGGGCGGCGTGAGCGCGGGGAACGCACGGAGCGTCCTGAAGCGCCACGTAATCTTCCTGAAAGCACCGAAGTTTCAAGCGAGACAGTACCGGCAGTTATCGCTCTAGAGGTGGCGAGCACGAGAGTCGAAAAAGTAGAAGCTGCTCCTGAGATGATCTCCGAAGCTTCGCTGCCCATAGTCGTTCAGGAGTCTACTGCAGTTTTAGTGGTGCCCGAGCCATCCAGACCAGTTGAAACAGAACCTGTCGTAACTGCGTCAGCCGATATCGCTCCAGTCGTTGCCACAGCTGAAGTCGTACCTACCGCCACCCCGGTCGACATCGCAGTTGCCGCCGTTCCGGTCGACATTGTGCCAGAAGTAGCCCCGACCGAAAGTAAGCCGCGAGCTCCACGTCGCCGTGCCCCACAAACTGTGCAGGATGATCAAATCGCTTCCAGCGGACTGGTCATGGTAGAAACCAGCCCTGATAAAATCAAAGCTGTTGTAGAAGAAGCCGTAGCCGACAAACCGGAACGGGTGCGGCCACGCCGTGCGCCACGCCCTAAAATCGTTGAAGAAAGCGCTCCGCTGGTCCAGGTCGAAACACAGTCCAAGTAAACTCCTCTCGCAGCCACCGGGAAGCTGCCTTTACGCAGCTTCCCGGTGGATCGTGCAATCCCCTCACTCCTTTGCGATACTTCTTGCCAGGATTTCGTCCAGCAAGCCCAACCCCGCATCCTCAACCATATTCAGAACGTTCTCAAATCCCTGAATCCCTCCATAGTAAGGATCGGGTACATCGCGCTGGCTGAATCCCCTGCTGAATTCCATAAATAACTTGAGTTTGTGCCGCTCCGGCGGCGGGCAGATCTTGATCAGATTGGCCAGATTATCCTCATCCATCGCCAGAATATAATCAAATTCGTAAAAATCTCTGGCGTCAACCTGCCGCCCGCGCAGGCCGCTCAAATCATAACCCCGTCTCAGCGCAGCCTGCTGGGCTCTTCTGTCGGGCGACGAACCGACATGGTAAGCATGAGTACCTGCCGAATCGATGATGATAGTCTCGGGTTGAACCGCTTTTGAGACCTGGTGACGAAATACCCCTTCCGCGGTTGGAGATCGGCAAATATTGCCCATACAGACAAATAGTATTTTAATTTTTTCCAATTCCAGCTACTCCATAGAAACATCAAATCAAATCATCACAGAAAAATTTAACAAAAATACTCAATGGACTAGAATTATATGGAATTTATGCTGAATGGTACTAACATGGAACCACAAATAATAGTTGACTAAATAACTAAACTATTATTACAATACATGCACTTTTTTGAAATCGCCGTGGAGAATACTATGTCCGCCAACCTGTTCAATGCCGCCGCTACTGGCGACACCACTCAAATCCGTGCCCTGCTGCAAGGTGGCGCGGACTGCAACAGCCGCAACACCGATGGCGGCACATTACTGATGTTAGCAGCCGGAGCCGGTCACCTCGAAGTGGTGAAGGCATTGATCGAACTTGGTGTTGACGTCAATGCGACTGACCAACTAGGCTGGACCGCACTGATGAAAGCACTGTACAACCATGAGCTTAATCGTGGTTTTCCTGAAATCGTTAGCACTTTGATTGACGCCGGAGCCGATATCGAGACCCAGATTGGCTACGGCACTCGTCCGTTGATGCTTGCCGCGGGCTACGGTGAAGCGGGCGTTATTGATGCCCTGTTAAAGGCTGGAGTGGATGTCCGTGCCAAAAACGAAGGTGGCCGCACGGCGCTGATGATGGCGAAGGACAAGGACTACGTTGAAGTTATCAACCAGTTGCATGAGGCCGAACTGGAACTCAGCGATGATCTGTCCTGTGGTTCACGTACGCCGCCAGGCGTCAACGTAGTCACTTTTATGAAAAATTCGGAGCATTGATCTTCCATCCACAGCCAATAGTTGTGGTAATGCTTACGTTTTAAACATCAGCGCCTTAATCTGATTCAATTTGTCGCGTAGCTGCGTGGCACGTTCGAACTCAAGATTCCGGGCGCAAGCCAGCATTTCTTTTTCCAGTTGCTTGATTTCCTTGGTCAGCTTCTTCTCGTCCAGGTGCTTGTAGGCAGCAAGCTCCTGAGCGACTTTCAGTTCCTTCTGGGCGGTGTCGATATCGAACACGCCATCGATGATGTCCTTGATACGCTTGGTGACCCCTCTCGGCGTGATGCCGTGAGCGGTGTTATGGGCAACCTGCTTAGCCCGGCGTCGCTCTGTTTCGTCCATCGCCCGGCGCATGGAATTAGTGATTTTGTCGCCATAGAGAATCGCGGTGCCATTAATGTGACGTGCCGCCCTTCCTATGGTCTGGATCAGCGCACGTTCGGAACGCAAGAAGCCCTCCTTGTCGGCGTCCAGAATTGCAACCAACGATACCTCTGGAATATCAAGGCCTTCTCGCAACAAGTTAATTCCAATTAGCACATCGAACACCCCCAGTCGCAGGTCGCGGATGATCTCGACCCTTTCAACCGTGTCGATGTCCGAGTGCACGTAGCGAACCTTGATTCCATGATCAGACAGATAGTCGGTCAAATCCTCGGCCATGCG
Proteins encoded:
- a CDS encoding RluA family pseudouridine synthase; its protein translation is MNDLSKESVTWVTIDESSESQRIDNFLFKHLKGVPKSHVYRILRSGEVRVNSKRVDATCRLVLGDVLRIPPVRSSRPTDNGEPKAAAPQMLSRHILYQDDALIALNKPSGMAVHGGSGISRGVIEQMRLEHPEFKFLELVHRLDRETSGVLLLAKKRSALVELHRAMREGETEKRYLTLVKGQWLNAKQSVKLPLHKYVTGSGERRVSVNEEGQTAHTIFTLKKSWPEFCLLEAELKTGRTHQIRVHLSHLGFPIVGDDKYGDFPLNKALQKRGLKRMFLHAFKMVLKHPLTGEMLSLEAPLPDDLKRFLRLLDTEE
- a CDS encoding Rne/Rng family ribonuclease, coding for MKRMLFNATQAEELRVAIVDGQKLVDLDIESAGKEQRKSNIYKGVITRIEPSLEAAFVDYGTERHGFLPFKEVSRVNFLLPEGTDISRARIQDVLKEGQELIVQVEKDERGNKGAALTTFISLAGRYLVLMPNNPRGGGVSRRIEGEERNELRDIMAQLDVPTGMSIIARTAGIGRTQEELQWDLNYLMQLWRAIESASQQQSGAFLIYQEGSLVIRAIRDLFQPDIGEILIDTEAIYDQAVQFMSHVMPGNVNKVKLYRDDVPLFSRFQIEHQIETAFAREVPLPSGGAIVIDHTEALVSVDVNSARATRGADIEQTAFNTNLEAAEEVARQLRLRDLGGLVVIDFIDMESTRNQREVENRLRDGLHYDRARVQMGKISRFGLLELSRQRLQPSLGETSHIGCPRCNGTGHIRGTESSALHILRILQEEAMKDSTTSVHAQVPVDVATFLLNEKRAEIHEIESRFKTSIMLIPNIHMETPNYSIVRLRSDEVSSEETPSYRMVEMPAETAAEKSLSAEDKPQRQIAAVRGITTGQPAPIAAAEKTKQTWFGKVKIWLQGLGSTQPEEEIKPKARPARTDRPRREPRGEGREGKRDAERGEPRRTERGEGRGGQKPRAPAQPQVKREKEAVAPQASAPVADVKTGETEAQEPRSRRGRRGGRRERGERTERPEAPRNLPESTEVSSETVPAVIALEVASTRVEKVEAAPEMISEASLPIVVQESTAVLVVPEPSRPVETEPVVTASADIAPVVATAEVVPTATPVDIAVAAVPVDIVPEVAPTESKPRAPRRRAPQTVQDDQIASSGLVMVETSPDKIKAVVEEAVADKPERVRPRRAPRPKIVEESAPLVQVETQSK
- a CDS encoding low molecular weight protein-tyrosine-phosphatase gives rise to the protein MEKIKILFVCMGNICRSPTAEGVFRHQVSKAVQPETIIIDSAGTHAYHVGSSPDRRAQQAALRRGYDLSGLRGRQVDARDFYEFDYILAMDEDNLANLIKICPPPERHKLKLFMEFSRGFSQRDVPDPYYGGIQGFENVLNMVEDAGLGLLDEILARSIAKE
- a CDS encoding ankyrin repeat domain-containing protein, giving the protein MSANLFNAAATGDTTQIRALLQGGADCNSRNTDGGTLLMLAAGAGHLEVVKALIELGVDVNATDQLGWTALMKALYNHELNRGFPEIVSTLIDAGADIETQIGYGTRPLMLAAGYGEAGVIDALLKAGVDVRAKNEGGRTALMMAKDKDYVEVINQLHEAELELSDDLSCGSRTPPGVNVVTFMKNSEH